The nucleotide sequence GGATCACGGTCTTAAAAACTCTATAGACTACAGGCTTATTGAAGTTTCAAGGGAAGCACTGGACGAGGGCAAACCGATCAGGGGAAGTTTTGAGATTAAAAACTCCAACCGTGCTGTCGGAGCGATGCTGAGCGGTGAGATAGCCAAGCGTTACGGACAGGACGGCCTTCCCGATGATACAATAGTGTTCAATTTTAAAGGTTCTGCCGGACAAAGCTTCGGAGCATTCGGCGCAAAAGGGCTTACTCTCGTGCTCGAAGGTGATGCCAATGACTATGTGGCAAAGGGTTTATCGGGCGCAAAGATAATATTAAAAACGCCACACGACGCTGCTTATAAGCAGGATGAAAACTTTATCGCAGGAAATACCATTCTTTATGGAGCGACGAGCGGAAAAGTATTTATAAACGGGCTTGTCGGTGAAAGATTTGCAATAAGAAACAGCGGAGCAGAAGCAGTCGTCGAGGGAGTCGGTGACCATGGCTGCGAATATATGACAGGAGGAACAGTAGTTGTAATAGGCAGCACCGGAAGGAACTTTGCAGCAGGCATGAGCGGCGGTATCGCATATGTGCTCGATGAATATGGAGACTTCGAAGACAAATGCAATACAGATCTTGTAGTAATCGATAAAATAAATAACTTAGATGAAAACAAAATACAAAATCTTATAAAAGAGCACTTAAAATATACAGGAAGCAGAAAATCAAACGAGATGCTAAACAATTGGGACAAGTATATGTGCATGTTTAAAAAGGTGATTTCCGTTCAGTATAAAAAAATACTTGAACAGAAAGAACTTTTAAAGGTAGGTGCCTGATATGGGAAAATCGACAGGTTTTAAGGAATACAGCCGGCAGTTAAGGAAAGAAAGGCCGATCGGCGAAAGGATAAAAGATTACAAAGAAATATATGAAAGTTTTTCCGGCAATGATATCAAATTGCAGGCTGCACGATGCATGAACTGCGGCACGCCGTTTTGCAATTGGGCATGCCCATTGGGAAATCTTTCTCCTGATTTTAACAATATGGTATATAACGGTCACTTGCGAAAAGCATATAAAAGGTTGATACTTACAAGTATTTTCCCGGAGTTTACCGGAAGGCTCTGCCCCGCGCTATGTGAAGGTTCATGCACCCTTGGAGTAAACAGGCAACCTGTTTCCGTAAGAGATATAGAGCTATATATAATAGAAAAAGCTTACGAAAAGGGATGGGTTACTCCACACATTCCAAGCATAAGAACGGGTAAAAAAGTTGCGATCATAGGTTCAGGCCCTTCGGGCCTTGCAGCAGCAGCATTCCTTAATATGCTCGGACATTTTGTAACCGTGTTTGAAAGATCTGATGAGGTCGGTGGGCTTCTAAGATACGGCATACCTGATTTCAAGCTCGAAAAGCACATAATCGACAGAAGGATATCGTTAATGGAGCAGGAAGGAATAATATTTAGAACAGGAGAATATATAGGCAAAAACCGCAGCATTTTTGACATATCGGATAAATACGATGCGTTGCTGCTTGCGGGAGGCTCCACCGTCCCGAGAGACTTAAATATAGAAGGCAGAGAGCTCGAAGGAGTATATTTTGCAGTAGATTATCTCACACAGCAGAACAGGAAAAATGCAGGTAAAAGCATTGCTAGCAATGAAATAAGCGCAAAAGGCAAAA is from Clostridiales bacterium and encodes:
- a CDS encoding glutamate synthase subunit beta, with the protein product MGKSTGFKEYSRQLRKERPIGERIKDYKEIYESFSGNDIKLQAARCMNCGTPFCNWACPLGNLSPDFNNMVYNGHLRKAYKRLILTSIFPEFTGRLCPALCEGSCTLGVNRQPVSVRDIELYIIEKAYEKGWVTPHIPSIRTGKKVAIIGSGPSGLAAAAFLNMLGHFVTVFERSDEVGGLLRYGIPDFKLEKHIIDRRISLMEQEGIIFRTGEYIGKNRSIFDISDKYDALLLAGGSTVPRDLNIEGRELEGVYFAVDYLTQQNRKNAGKSIASNEISAKGKTVVIIGGGDTGSDCIGTAVRQGAKKVYQYEIMPKPPEVRDETMPWPDFPKTLKTTSSHEEGCIRKWCISAKKIIGEGGKVKSVISKDVSWEKDANGMTMKEIQGSEFEQQADMIILCMGFLHCEHESIADRLNLQFDAKGNIKTDEDYMASIDGMFAAGDMRTGQSLVVRAISDGINAAKCIDKYLMK